The Pyrus communis chromosome 2, drPyrComm1.1, whole genome shotgun sequence genome includes a window with the following:
- the LOC137726133 gene encoding uncharacterized protein isoform X3, translating into MDVGDEVMEGTIQSLIMDSLESIKNGEVLSPEDNAWVDSFLINEFDVFDDNWDSLKGALQEILGSQPPESLSSSSLVTDGLTGGTDIVILASRERAETKQLRRRIRNAVLSIGEEAERSDEDDDDNDDDDDMPTDEDSNNLQSSTFTGNPFLPGYKDDPRMTENLELGVDISSSLSEMEPSTRDIFRVWDLDLPVEEDDLVRQLNKALEESLPQPVPSTFDDSDVWKSMKVDSVDDLVSGIADLSLDLNSS; encoded by the coding sequence ATGGATGTTGGAGATGAAGTGATGGAAGGCACTATTCAGTCTCTTATCATGGATTCCCTAGAGTCTATTAAAAATGGTGAGGTACTTTCTCCAGAGGATAATGCTTGGGTTGATTCGTTCCTGATTAACGAATTTGATGTTTTTGATGACAACTGGGACTCTCTGAAAGGTGCCTTACAAGAAATCCTTGGTTCTCAGCCGCCTGAATCACTCAgctcttcttcacttgtaactgATGGTTTAACCGGGGGAACTGACATTGTGATACTTGCATCTCGTGAGCGGGCAGAAACAAAACAACTCCGAAGAAGAATCCGAAATGCTGTTCTTAGTATTGGTGAAGAAGCAGAAAGaagtgatgaagatgatgatgataatgatgatgatgatgacatgCCAACCGATGAGGATTCGAATAATTTGCAGTCATCAACTTTTACGGGAAATCCATTTTTGCCAGGATACAAAGATGACCCAAGAATGACGGAAAACCTCGAGTTAGGAGTCGATATCAGCTCTTCATTATCTGAGATGGAGCCTTCAACTAGGGATATTTTCAGGGTTTGGGATTTGGATCTTCCTGTGGAGGAAGACGACCTGGTAAGGCAGTTGAACAAGGCCCTCGAAGAAAGTTTGCCTCAACCGGTCCCATCAACTTTTGATGATTCTGATGTATGGAAAAGTATGAAAGTAGATTCGGTTGATGATCTAGTTTCTGGGATTGCAGATCTATCTTTGGATCTCAACTCTAGTTAA
- the LOC137726133 gene encoding uncharacterized protein isoform X2, with product MNHYSFLGSSSSFQSLRLFFSLIHNCFSKLGFSMAQAMDVGDEVMEGTIQSLIMDSLESIKNGALQEILGSQPPESLSSSSLVTDGLTGGTDIVILASRERAETKQLRRRIRNAVLSIGEEAERSDEDDDDNDDDDDMPTDEDSNNLQSSTFTGNPFLPGYKDDPRMTENLELGVDISSSLSEMEPSTRDIFRVWDLDLPVEEDDLVRQLNKALEESLPQPVPSTFDDSDVWKSMKVDSVDDLVSGIADLSLDLNSS from the exons ATGAATCATTATTCGTTTCTTGGGTCGTCTTCTTCCTTCCAAAGTCTTCGTCTTTTCTTCTCCCTAATCCATAACTGCTTCTCCAAATTAGGGTTCTCAATGGCACAAG CCATGGATGTTGGAGATGAAGTGATGGAAGGCACTATTCAGTCTCTTATCATGGATTCCCTAGAGTCTATTAAAAATG GTGCCTTACAAGAAATCCTTGGTTCTCAGCCGCCTGAATCACTCAgctcttcttcacttgtaactgATGGTTTAACCGGGGGAACTGACATTGTGATACTTGCATCTCGTGAGCGGGCAGAAACAAAACAACTCCGAAGAAGAATCCGAAATGCTGTTCTTAGTATTGGTGAAGAAGCAGAAAGaagtgatgaagatgatgatgataatgatgatgatgatgacatgCCAACCGATGAGGATTCGAATAATTTGCAGTCATCAACTTTTACGGGAAATCCATTTTTGCCAGGATACAAAGATGACCCAAGAATGACGGAAAACCTCGAGTTAGGAGTCGATATCAGCTCTTCATTATCTGAGATGGAGCCTTCAACTAGGGATATTTTCAGGGTTTGGGATTTGGATCTTCCTGTGGAGGAAGACGACCTGGTAAGGCAGTTGAACAAGGCCCTCGAAGAAAGTTTGCCTCAACCGGTCCCATCAACTTTTGATGATTCTGATGTATGGAAAAGTATGAAAGTAGATTCGGTTGATGATCTAGTTTCTGGGATTGCAGATCTATCTTTGGATCTCAACTCTAGTTAA
- the LOC137726133 gene encoding uncharacterized protein isoform X1, with protein MNHYSFLGSSSSFQSLRLFFSLIHNCFSKLGFSMAQAMDVGDEVMEGTIQSLIMDSLESIKNGEVLSPEDNAWVDSFLINEFDVFDDNWDSLKGALQEILGSQPPESLSSSSLVTDGLTGGTDIVILASRERAETKQLRRRIRNAVLSIGEEAERSDEDDDDNDDDDDMPTDEDSNNLQSSTFTGNPFLPGYKDDPRMTENLELGVDISSSLSEMEPSTRDIFRVWDLDLPVEEDDLVRQLNKALEESLPQPVPSTFDDSDVWKSMKVDSVDDLVSGIADLSLDLNSS; from the exons ATGAATCATTATTCGTTTCTTGGGTCGTCTTCTTCCTTCCAAAGTCTTCGTCTTTTCTTCTCCCTAATCCATAACTGCTTCTCCAAATTAGGGTTCTCAATGGCACAAG CCATGGATGTTGGAGATGAAGTGATGGAAGGCACTATTCAGTCTCTTATCATGGATTCCCTAGAGTCTATTAAAAATGGTGAGGTACTTTCTCCAGAGGATAATGCTTGGGTTGATTCGTTCCTGATTAACGAATTTGATGTTTTTGATGACAACTGGGACTCTCTGAAAGGTGCCTTACAAGAAATCCTTGGTTCTCAGCCGCCTGAATCACTCAgctcttcttcacttgtaactgATGGTTTAACCGGGGGAACTGACATTGTGATACTTGCATCTCGTGAGCGGGCAGAAACAAAACAACTCCGAAGAAGAATCCGAAATGCTGTTCTTAGTATTGGTGAAGAAGCAGAAAGaagtgatgaagatgatgatgataatgatgatgatgatgacatgCCAACCGATGAGGATTCGAATAATTTGCAGTCATCAACTTTTACGGGAAATCCATTTTTGCCAGGATACAAAGATGACCCAAGAATGACGGAAAACCTCGAGTTAGGAGTCGATATCAGCTCTTCATTATCTGAGATGGAGCCTTCAACTAGGGATATTTTCAGGGTTTGGGATTTGGATCTTCCTGTGGAGGAAGACGACCTGGTAAGGCAGTTGAACAAGGCCCTCGAAGAAAGTTTGCCTCAACCGGTCCCATCAACTTTTGATGATTCTGATGTATGGAAAAGTATGAAAGTAGATTCGGTTGATGATCTAGTTTCTGGGATTGCAGATCTATCTTTGGATCTCAACTCTAGTTAA
- the LOC137726133 gene encoding uncharacterized protein isoform X4 yields the protein MDVGDEVMEGTIQSLIMDSLESIKNGALQEILGSQPPESLSSSSLVTDGLTGGTDIVILASRERAETKQLRRRIRNAVLSIGEEAERSDEDDDDNDDDDDMPTDEDSNNLQSSTFTGNPFLPGYKDDPRMTENLELGVDISSSLSEMEPSTRDIFRVWDLDLPVEEDDLVRQLNKALEESLPQPVPSTFDDSDVWKSMKVDSVDDLVSGIADLSLDLNSS from the exons ATGGATGTTGGAGATGAAGTGATGGAAGGCACTATTCAGTCTCTTATCATGGATTCCCTAGAGTCTATTAAAAATG GTGCCTTACAAGAAATCCTTGGTTCTCAGCCGCCTGAATCACTCAgctcttcttcacttgtaactgATGGTTTAACCGGGGGAACTGACATTGTGATACTTGCATCTCGTGAGCGGGCAGAAACAAAACAACTCCGAAGAAGAATCCGAAATGCTGTTCTTAGTATTGGTGAAGAAGCAGAAAGaagtgatgaagatgatgatgataatgatgatgatgatgacatgCCAACCGATGAGGATTCGAATAATTTGCAGTCATCAACTTTTACGGGAAATCCATTTTTGCCAGGATACAAAGATGACCCAAGAATGACGGAAAACCTCGAGTTAGGAGTCGATATCAGCTCTTCATTATCTGAGATGGAGCCTTCAACTAGGGATATTTTCAGGGTTTGGGATTTGGATCTTCCTGTGGAGGAAGACGACCTGGTAAGGCAGTTGAACAAGGCCCTCGAAGAAAGTTTGCCTCAACCGGTCCCATCAACTTTTGATGATTCTGATGTATGGAAAAGTATGAAAGTAGATTCGGTTGATGATCTAGTTTCTGGGATTGCAGATCTATCTTTGGATCTCAACTCTAGTTAA